One window from the genome of Parasteatoda tepidariorum isolate YZ-2023 chromosome 8, CAS_Ptep_4.0, whole genome shotgun sequence encodes:
- the LOC107440550 gene encoding uncharacterized protein, with protein sequence MCTVRVDSDDILLVVKALERFKNDEKNLCRRHECEKVYFDKDEADIERYEALLGSTNIRFSMESVVRFKNVAERLSAESLKKYLSQKTLSKALASCGRLLVDHHEENHCSLYMSSALKFYFKAYKSVKKAFFYENVTRNEKTIHFLRLSSKHGLHQDVYIECLKIFCIPSIFHKYDKSFAYYSILEDILKITYAAKVDILNVDSFGEDVSSFLLLYSSLFNDISNISLLIRFGRTDVISLSSFIYWKEVYRILPENVEMVSGFDLITVRSLQVMHLYLTDYHKKSRPFSAECVLKLLWDSITDPYLTRQEFEKSFDPESARDGTLVKDAWTWYQFHVLEDSTLVKAPRSLYHLSRCGVRNQTAKCLQLPSGISKLKLPKLVKNFLLLGECISPTSLCL encoded by the exons ATGTGTACTGTAAGGGTAGATTCCGATGATATTCTGCTGGTAGTGAAAGCTTTGGAGcgatttaaaaatgatgaaaaaaatttgtgtcgTCGGCATGAATGTGAGAAAGTTTATTTCGACAAAGACGAAGCTGATATTGAAAGATATGAAGCTTTATTAGGTTCTACGAATATTAGATTCTCAATGGAGTCCGTCGTGAGATTTAAAAATGTCGCTGAGCGTTTATCAGCAGAAAgcttgaagaaatatttatctcaAAAAACTCTTTCCAAAGCATTAGCATCGTGCGGTCGCCTACTCGTCGATCATCATGAAGAAAATCATTGTTCACTTTATATGTCTTCTGCattaaaattctactttaaaGCCTATAAGTCggtgaaaaaagcatttttttacgaaaacgTTACTCGTAATgaaaaaaccattcattttttgAGACTTTCGTCAAAGCACGGGCTTCATCAGGATGTTTACATAGAATGCCTGAAGATATTTTGTATTCCaagtatatttcataaatacgaTAAATCCTTTGCTTATTATTCAATCTTAGAGGACATTCTTAAGATCACCTATGCTGCAAAAGTGGATATCTTAAATGTGGATAGCTTTGGAGAAGACGTATCGTCCTTCCTACTATtatattcttcattatttaatgACATAAGCAATATAAGTTTGTTGATTCGATTTGGGAGGACTGACGTCATATCTTTATCTAGTTTCATCTACTGGAAAGAAGTATATAGAAT CCTTCCTGAAAACGTCGAGATGGTTTCAGGTTTCGACCTCATAACTGTGCGCTCACTTCAAGTAATGCATTTGTACCTGACTGATTACCACAAGAAATCTCGTCCATTTTCAGCTGAGTGTGTGCTGAAACTCTTGTGGGACAGCATAACAGACCCTTACTTGACTCGTCAGGAATTTGAAAAGAGTTTTGATCCCGAAAGTGCAAGAGATGGGACTCTTGTGAAGGACGCATGGACTTGGTACCAGTTTCACGTTTTAGAAGATTCGACTTTGGTGAAAGCTCCAAGATCCCTCTATCATCTCTCAAGGTGTGGTGTTCGAAACCAGACGGCCAAGTGTTTGCAACTTCCATCAGGCATCAGTAAACTAAAGCTTCCGAAACTAGTGAAGAACTTTCTACTTTTGGGAGAATGCATTTCACCTACCTCTCTTTGCCTTTAA